A stretch of the Thermus thermophilus genome encodes the following:
- a CDS encoding catechol 2,3-dioxygenase yields the protein MKPEPIFDVHQLAHVEIYTPNPEGTLWFFRDLLGMEVTKQEGQSVYMRAYEDWYHHTLKITEAPKPGLGHVAWRTSSPQALERRVKALEATGLGKGWIDGDLGHGPAYRFTTPDGHPMELLWEVEYYEPPEDKKTPLLNRPQKRPLRGVPVRRLDHVNLLASDVTVNKNFMMEHLGFRLREHIVMKDGTEAGAWISVSPLVHEIAFMRDGKGAKGRLHHVCYWYGYPHDLNTLADIFREVGIKIEAGPGKHGISQAMFMYVLEPGGNRVELFGDPGYLIFDPDWKPIKWTEETLEAGIIWYGSPLPAEFFLYGTPEVEEQVAAD from the coding sequence ATGAAGCCGGAGCCGATTTTTGACGTGCACCAGCTGGCCCACGTGGAGATCTACACCCCTAACCCCGAAGGGACCCTCTGGTTCTTCCGGGACCTCCTGGGCATGGAGGTCACGAAGCAGGAGGGGCAGTCCGTGTACATGCGGGCCTACGAGGACTGGTACCACCACACCCTGAAGATCACCGAGGCCCCCAAGCCCGGCCTGGGCCACGTGGCCTGGCGCACCAGCTCCCCCCAGGCCCTGGAACGTCGGGTGAAGGCCCTGGAGGCCACGGGCCTCGGCAAGGGCTGGATAGACGGGGACCTCGGCCACGGCCCCGCCTACCGCTTCACCACCCCGGACGGCCACCCCATGGAGCTCCTCTGGGAGGTGGAGTACTACGAACCCCCCGAGGACAAGAAGACCCCCCTCCTCAACCGTCCCCAGAAGCGGCCCCTGAGGGGCGTACCCGTACGCCGTCTGGACCACGTCAACCTCCTGGCCTCGGACGTCACCGTTAACAAGAACTTCATGATGGAGCACCTGGGCTTCCGCCTGCGGGAGCACATCGTCATGAAGGACGGCACCGAGGCCGGGGCCTGGATTAGCGTGAGCCCCCTGGTCCACGAGATCGCCTTCATGCGGGACGGCAAGGGGGCCAAGGGCCGCCTGCACCACGTCTGCTACTGGTACGGCTACCCCCACGACCTGAATACCCTCGCCGACATCTTCCGGGAGGTGGGAATCAAGATCGAGGCCGGGCCCGGCAAACACGGCATCAGCCAGGCCATGTTCATGTACGTCCTCGAGCCGGGCGGCAACCGCGTGGAGCTCTTCGGCGACCCCGGCTACCTCATCTTTGACCCCGACTGGAAGCCCATCAAGTGGACGGAGGAAACCCTCGAGGCCGGCATCATCTGGTACGGCAGCCCCCTCCCTGCGGAGTTCTTCCTCTACGGCACGCCCGAGGTAGAAGAGCAGGTGGCGGCGGACTAA
- a CDS encoding 4-hydroxyphenylacetate 3-hydroxylase family protein, translating into MNEQVRERLKALTRPMTGEEYLESLRDGREVYFMGERVKDVTTHPAFRNTARMFARWYDRLHELHKEDLERSKDPSGWKWTVPTEFGNGWTHPFFVGPRSAEDLLKARDTIAELQRTVYGWGGRSPDYKAAFVGTLGPNAEFYAPYQENARRWYRETQEKLLYWNHAIVNPPVDRHKPVEEVGDVYMHVERETDAGLVVSGAKVVATGSAFTHVNFIAHYGPLPIKDKKFALIFVVPMDAKGVKLISRASYEFIAARTGSPFDYPLSSRLDENDAILVFDNVLVPWENVFVYGDVEKVNAFFPLSGFVHRFPFQGCTRFAVKLDFIAGLMMKALDVTGVSQFRGVQARLGEVLTYRNLFWALTEAMARDPMPWVDGYVLPNLWAGLTYRVLAPEVYPKVKDIIERDLASALIYLPSHAKDFQNPEIRRYLDQYVRGNGVDAVTRVKIMKALWDAVGTEFGGRHELYERNYAGNHENIRIETLGAMEAAGVNEALRAFAEKFLGEYDLEGWKVPDLINPTEA; encoded by the coding sequence ATGAACGAGCAGGTGAGGGAGCGGCTTAAGGCGTTGACCAGGCCCATGACGGGCGAGGAGTACCTGGAGAGCCTCAGGGACGGCCGGGAGGTCTACTTCATGGGCGAGCGGGTGAAGGACGTGACCACCCACCCCGCCTTCCGCAACACCGCCCGCATGTTCGCCCGCTGGTACGACCGGCTGCACGAGCTCCACAAGGAGGACCTGGAGCGCTCCAAGGACCCCTCGGGCTGGAAGTGGACCGTGCCCACCGAGTTCGGCAATGGCTGGACCCACCCCTTCTTCGTGGGGCCCCGAAGCGCCGAGGACCTCCTCAAGGCCCGGGACACCATCGCCGAACTGCAGCGGACGGTCTACGGCTGGGGCGGCCGCAGCCCCGACTACAAGGCGGCCTTCGTGGGCACCCTGGGCCCCAACGCCGAGTTCTACGCCCCCTACCAGGAAAACGCCCGCCGCTGGTACAGGGAGACCCAGGAAAAGCTCCTCTACTGGAACCACGCTATCGTCAACCCCCCCGTGGACCGGCACAAGCCCGTGGAGGAAGTAGGGGACGTCTACATGCACGTGGAGCGGGAGACGGACGCGGGCCTCGTGGTCTCGGGGGCCAAGGTGGTGGCCACGGGGAGCGCCTTCACCCACGTGAACTTCATCGCCCACTACGGGCCCCTCCCCATCAAGGACAAGAAGTTCGCCCTCATCTTCGTGGTGCCCATGGACGCCAAGGGGGTCAAGCTCATCTCCCGGGCCTCCTACGAGTTCATCGCCGCCAGGACGGGGAGCCCCTTTGACTACCCCCTCTCCAGCCGCCTGGATGAGAACGACGCCATCCTGGTCTTTGACAACGTGCTGGTGCCCTGGGAGAACGTCTTCGTCTACGGGGACGTGGAGAAGGTGAACGCCTTCTTCCCCCTCTCGGGCTTTGTCCACCGCTTCCCCTTCCAAGGGTGCACCCGCTTCGCCGTGAAGCTGGACTTCATCGCGGGCCTCATGATGAAGGCCCTGGACGTCACCGGGGTCTCCCAGTTCCGCGGCGTCCAGGCCCGTCTGGGCGAGGTCCTCACCTACCGCAACCTCTTCTGGGCCCTCACCGAGGCCATGGCCCGCGACCCCATGCCCTGGGTGGACGGCTACGTCCTGCCCAACCTTTGGGCGGGCCTCACCTACCGGGTGCTCGCCCCGGAGGTCTACCCCAAGGTCAAGGACATCATTGAGCGCGACCTGGCGAGCGCCCTCATCTACCTGCCCTCCCACGCCAAGGACTTCCAGAACCCCGAGATCCGGCGGTACCTGGACCAGTACGTGCGGGGCAACGGGGTGGACGCCGTCACCCGGGTGAAGATCATGAAGGCCCTCTGGGACGCCGTGGGCACGGAGTTCGGCGGCCGCCACGAGCTCTACGAGCGCAACTACGCCGGAAACCACGAGAACATCCGCATCGAGACTCTCGGGGCCATGGAGGCCGCCGGGGTCAACGAGGCCCTTAGGGCCTTCGCCGAGAAGTTCCTCGGGGAGTACGACCTGGAAGGCTGGAAGGTGCCCGACCTCATCAACCCCACGGAGGCCTGA
- a CDS encoding IclR family transcriptional regulator, whose protein sequence is MELLDLFTEERPEWGVTELAQALGLPKATVHGLLCSLVEGGMLYRLPSGRYRLGWRIPLLNRVLMESVPLRLEARPRMARLAELYGETVHLAVLERGRVLYLEKQQGNRAIQVNITGVGAYLYAHASALGKVLLSGLSEKEVISIVRTHGLPALTPNTITTLEELLSELRGVRERGYAYDLEEYLPDLCCVAAPIRDHTGQVVAALSFSVPKYRFVEMKQAYRNVIVEAAKEISEALGYEEAKRRIGYVR, encoded by the coding sequence ATGGAGCTCTTAGACCTCTTCACCGAGGAGCGTCCCGAGTGGGGGGTCACGGAGCTCGCCCAGGCCCTGGGGCTTCCCAAGGCCACCGTGCATGGTCTTCTCTGCTCCTTGGTGGAGGGGGGGATGCTTTACCGTCTGCCCTCGGGGCGGTACCGCCTGGGCTGGCGTATCCCCCTGCTCAACCGCGTTCTCATGGAGTCCGTTCCCCTTCGCCTCGAGGCCCGCCCCCGTATGGCCCGCCTGGCGGAGCTTTACGGCGAGACCGTGCACCTGGCGGTGCTGGAGCGGGGCAGGGTGCTCTACCTGGAGAAGCAGCAGGGGAACCGGGCCATCCAGGTGAACATCACCGGCGTGGGCGCCTACCTCTACGCCCACGCCTCCGCCCTAGGCAAGGTCCTCCTGAGCGGCCTGAGCGAGAAGGAGGTGATCTCCATCGTCAGGACCCACGGCCTACCTGCCCTCACCCCCAACACCATCACCACCCTGGAGGAACTCCTTTCCGAGCTTAGGGGGGTGCGGGAGCGGGGCTACGCCTACGATCTGGAGGAGTACCTTCCCGACCTCTGCTGCGTGGCCGCCCCCATCCGCGACCACACGGGGCAGGTGGTGGCCGCCTTGAGCTTTTCCGTCCCCAAGTATCGGTTTGTGGAGATGAAGCAGGCCTACCGAAACGTCATCGTGGAGGCGGCCAAGGAGATTTCCGAGGCCTTAGGCTACGAGGAGGCGAAAAGGAGGATAGGTTATGTCCGATAA
- a CDS encoding acetaldehyde dehydrogenase (acetylating): MSDKVKVAILGSGNIGTDLMYKLLKNPGHMELVALVGIDPNSEGLARARALGLEASHEGIAYILERPEIKIVFDATSAKAHVRHAKLLREAGKIAIDLTPAARGPYVVPPVNLKAHLDQDNVNLITCGGQATIPLVYAVHRVAPVRYAEMVSTVASRSAGPGTRQNIDEFTFTTARGLEAIGGAKRGKAIIILNPAEPPILMTNTVRCIPEDEAFDREAVVASVRAMEREVQAYVPGYRLKADPVFERLPTPWGERTVVSMLLEVEGAGDYLPKYAGNLDIMTASARRVGEVFAQHLLGKPAEEVVA, from the coding sequence ATGTCCGATAAGGTCAAGGTAGCCATCCTGGGCTCCGGCAACATCGGCACGGACCTGATGTACAAGCTCCTGAAGAACCCCGGGCACATGGAGCTCGTGGCTCTGGTGGGGATTGACCCCAACTCCGAGGGCCTGGCCCGGGCGAGGGCCCTGGGGTTAGAGGCGAGCCACGAGGGCATCGCCTACATCCTGGAAAGGCCGGAGATAAAGATCGTCTTTGACGCCACCAGCGCCAAGGCCCACGTGCGCCACGCCAAGCTCCTAAGGGAGGCGGGGAAGATCGCCATAGACCTCACCCCGGCGGCCCGGGGGCCCTATGTGGTGCCCCCGGTGAACCTGAAGGCGCACCTGGACCAGGACAACGTGAACCTCATCACCTGCGGGGGGCAGGCCACCATCCCCCTGGTCTACGCGGTGCACCGGGTGGCCCCCGTGCGCTACGCGGAGATGGTCTCCACGGTGGCCTCCCGCTCCGCGGGCCCCGGCACCCGGCAGAACATCGATGAGTTCACCTTCACCACCGCCCGGGGCCTGGAGGCCATCGGGGGGGCCAAGCGGGGGAAGGCCATCATCATCCTGAACCCGGCGGAACCCCCCATCCTCATGACCAACACCGTGCGCTGCATCCCGGAGGACGAGGCCTTTGACCGGGAGGCCGTGGTGGCGAGCGTCCGGGCCATGGAGCGGGAGGTCCAGGCCTACGTGCCCGGCTACCGCCTGAAGGCGGACCCGGTGTTTGAGAGGCTTCCCACCCCCTGGGGGGAGCGCACCGTGGTCTCCATGCTCCTGGAGGTGGAGGGGGCGGGGGACTACCTGCCCAAGTACGCCGGCAACCTGGACATCATGACGGCTTCCGCCCGAAGGGTGGGGGAGGTCTTCGCCCAGCACCTCCTGGGGAAGCCCGCGGAGGAGGTGGTGGCGTGA
- the dmpG gene encoding 4-hydroxy-2-oxovalerate aldolase: MSWDLSTAKPPVVVDTTLRDGSHAHRHQYTVAEAKAIAQALDEAGVYALEVSHGDGLGGSSLQYGFSRTDEMELIRAVRETVRRAKVAALLLPGIGTRKELKEAVEAGIQMVRIATQCTEADISEQHFGMAKEMGLEAVGFLMMSHMRPPEFLAEQARLMESYGADVVYIVDSAGAMLPEDAYARVKALKEALSRAKVGFHAHNNLGLAIGNTLAALAAGADWVDATLRGYGAGAGNAPLEVLAAVLDKAGLNPGLDVFKLLDAAEYVMGPILHFQPYPDRDSVAIGYAGVYSTFLLHAKRIGKELGVDPLAILLELGRRQAVAGQEDWILRVALELKEKEAGALAD, translated from the coding sequence GTGAGCTGGGACCTTTCCACGGCCAAGCCCCCGGTGGTGGTGGACACCACCCTGCGGGACGGCTCCCATGCCCACCGGCATCAGTACACGGTGGCGGAGGCGAAGGCCATCGCCCAGGCCCTGGACGAGGCGGGGGTCTACGCCCTAGAGGTCTCCCACGGGGACGGCCTCGGGGGAAGCTCCCTCCAGTACGGCTTCTCCCGCACGGACGAGATGGAGCTCATCCGCGCGGTGCGGGAGACGGTGCGGCGGGCCAAGGTGGCGGCCCTCCTCCTTCCCGGGATCGGCACCCGGAAGGAGCTCAAGGAGGCGGTGGAGGCGGGGATCCAGATGGTCCGCATCGCCACCCAGTGCACCGAGGCGGACATCTCCGAGCAGCACTTCGGCATGGCCAAGGAGATGGGCCTAGAGGCGGTGGGCTTCCTCATGATGAGCCACATGCGCCCTCCGGAGTTCCTCGCGGAGCAGGCCCGCCTTATGGAGTCCTACGGGGCGGACGTGGTCTACATCGTGGACTCCGCCGGGGCCATGCTCCCGGAGGACGCCTACGCCCGGGTGAAGGCCCTAAAAGAGGCCCTCTCCCGGGCCAAGGTGGGCTTCCACGCCCACAACAACCTGGGCCTCGCCATCGGGAACACCCTGGCGGCCCTGGCCGCGGGGGCGGACTGGGTGGACGCCACCCTAAGGGGCTACGGGGCGGGGGCGGGGAACGCCCCCTTGGAGGTCCTGGCCGCCGTCTTGGACAAGGCGGGGCTCAACCCGGGGCTGGACGTCTTTAAGCTCCTGGACGCCGCCGAGTACGTGATGGGGCCCATCCTCCACTTCCAGCCCTACCCCGACCGGGACTCCGTGGCCATCGGCTACGCCGGGGTCTACTCCACCTTCCTCCTCCACGCCAAGAGGATCGGGAAGGAACTGGGCGTGGACCCCTTGGCCATCCTCTTGGAGCTGGGCCGACGCCAGGCGGTGGCGGGGCAGGAGGACTGGATCCTGCGGGTGGCCCTGGAGCTCAAGGAGAAGGAGGCGGGGGCCCTCGCGGACTAG
- a CDS encoding NAD(P)-dependent oxidoreductase, with protein MRRVGFIGLGRMGLPMAQNLAQAGYEVLAWNRTPKEAEGLTRVGSPKEAAGTGLVITMLADDAATEAVLPEILEGLPQGGLHIAMSTLGVPYSRALEERHKAVGRRYLAAPVFGRPEAAASRALRIVAAGEEGDLEEARPILLALGQEVHVVGERPHQAHAVKLGGNFLIASMLEALSEAYVLVEKNGVGREAFYEVVRAFFRSPVYENYGRILLERRFTPPGFALRLGLKDVRLIHQAADTTHTPLPLGHLLLDRMLEGVARGMGEEDWTAVLKLAEAHGGLA; from the coding sequence ATGAGGCGCGTTGGGTTTATCGGCCTTGGCCGCATGGGCCTCCCCATGGCCCAGAACCTGGCCCAAGCGGGGTACGAGGTCCTGGCCTGGAACCGCACCCCCAAGGAGGCGGAGGGCCTCACCCGGGTGGGAAGCCCCAAGGAGGCGGCGGGAACGGGCCTGGTCATCACCATGCTGGCGGACGACGCCGCCACGGAGGCCGTCCTCCCCGAGATCCTGGAGGGGCTTCCCCAGGGGGGGCTCCACATCGCCATGAGCACCCTGGGGGTGCCCTACTCCCGCGCCCTGGAGGAACGGCACAAGGCGGTGGGCAGGCGCTACCTCGCCGCCCCCGTCTTCGGGAGGCCCGAGGCGGCGGCCTCCCGGGCTTTGCGCATCGTGGCGGCGGGGGAGGAGGGGGACTTGGAGGAGGCGAGGCCCATCCTTTTGGCCTTGGGCCAGGAGGTCCACGTGGTGGGGGAGCGCCCCCACCAGGCCCACGCGGTGAAGCTTGGGGGGAACTTCCTCATCGCCAGTATGCTGGAGGCCCTTTCCGAGGCCTACGTGCTGGTGGAGAAGAACGGGGTGGGGCGGGAGGCCTTTTACGAGGTGGTGCGGGCCTTCTTCCGCTCGCCGGTTTACGAGAACTACGGCCGCATCCTCCTGGAGCGGCGCTTTACCCCTCCGGGCTTCGCCCTGCGCCTGGGGCTTAAGGACGTGCGCCTCATCCACCAGGCGGCGGACACCACCCACACGCCCCTGCCCCTCGGGCACCTCCTCTTGGACCGGATGCTGGAGGGGGTGGCCCGGGGGATGGGGGAGGAGGACTGGACCGCGGTGCTTAAGCTCGCCGAGGCCCACGGAGGTTTGGCGTGA
- a CDS encoding flavin reductase family protein — MDPTEFRRTLGRFATGVTVVSAYDEGGNPRGLTANAFMSVSLDPPLVLVSLDNRSRTKPVLERAGRYGVSVLAEEQRALSDHFAGRPQEGLEIAFEERAGVPLLKGALAQVAARVVAVYPGGDHTLFLGEVEYLSWREGRPLLYYAGRYGRLGEWG; from the coding sequence ATGGATCCCACGGAGTTCCGCAGGACCCTGGGGCGCTTCGCCACGGGGGTGACGGTGGTCTCCGCCTACGACGAGGGGGGAAACCCTAGGGGGCTTACGGCCAACGCCTTCATGTCCGTCTCCCTGGACCCTCCCCTGGTCCTGGTCTCCCTGGACAACCGCTCCCGGACGAAGCCCGTTTTGGAGCGGGCGGGGCGCTACGGGGTGAGCGTCCTCGCCGAGGAACAACGGGCCCTTTCCGACCACTTCGCGGGCCGCCCCCAGGAGGGGCTGGAGATCGCCTTTGAGGAGCGGGCGGGGGTGCCCCTACTGAAGGGGGCCCTGGCCCAGGTGGCGGCCCGGGTGGTGGCGGTCTACCCCGGGGGGGACCACACCCTCTTCCTCGGGGAGGTGGAGTACCTCTCCTGGCGGGAAGGGAGGCCCCTCCTCTACTACGCGGGCCGGTACGGCCGGCTGGGGGAGTGGGGCTAA
- a CDS encoding DMT family transporter: MGLVGAWVLLALLAGAVLPLQAGVNAELARVVGGPVRSALVSFAVGTLALFLLALLLTGPSWPWGRMLQAPGWVYVGGLLGAVYVVSVIALAPRLGPLLTFALVIAGQLLASLLLEHLGLLYPRHPVNFPRLLGLLLVLLGAYLVRRF; encoded by the coding sequence GTGGGGCTAGTGGGGGCCTGGGTCCTCCTGGCCCTCCTGGCGGGGGCGGTGCTCCCCCTGCAGGCGGGGGTCAACGCCGAGCTCGCCCGGGTGGTGGGGGGGCCTGTGCGCTCGGCCCTGGTCTCCTTCGCCGTGGGCACCCTGGCCCTCTTCCTCCTGGCCCTCCTCCTCACGGGGCCCTCCTGGCCCTGGGGCCGGATGCTCCAGGCCCCGGGGTGGGTGTATGTGGGGGGGCTTCTTGGGGCGGTGTACGTGGTTTCCGTGATCGCCCTGGCACCAAGGCTTGGGCCCCTTCTCACCTTCGCCCTAGTCATCGCCGGGCAGCTTCTCGCCTCCCTCCTTCTGGAGCACCTGGGGCTCCTTTACCCCCGCCATCCCGTGAACTTCCCCCGCCTCCTCGGCCTCTTGCTGGTGCTCCTCGGGGCTTACCTGGTGCGGAGGTTCTGA
- a CDS encoding tautomerase family protein, whose translation MVVLKVTLLEGRPSEKKRELVRRLTEMASRLLGEPYEEVRVILYEVRRDQWAAGGVLFSDKEGT comes from the coding sequence ATGGTGGTGCTCAAGGTGACCCTGCTGGAGGGCCGTCCCTCCGAGAAGAAGCGGGAGCTGGTGCGGAGGCTCACGGAGATGGCCTCCCGCCTTCTCGGCGAGCCCTACGAGGAGGTTCGGGTGATCCTCTACGAGGTGCGCCGGGACCAGTGGGCGGCGGGGGGCGTGCTCTTCTCGGACAAGGAGGGGACATGA
- a CDS encoding 2-keto-4-pentenoate hydratase, with translation MTLLEAVKEARAERRTLPGGREWGVGLEEAYRIQEALFPGPLKGYKLGLVSEAKQRQMGIAEPVFGRVHPGMLLERVVLEAFLQPRLEPEVAVVLKEDLPPGASVGEAYRAVGGYFLAVDVLDSVWEGYRFTLPEVVADNTSGGGFLLGTRRFSRLPRGSLRAYLNGEKVAEGPVEALGDPGRRLLWLAERVGGLRAGQVVFLGSPAQAVPLARGVLEVWGEGDVLLARVV, from the coding sequence ATGACGCTTCTTGAGGCGGTAAAGGAGGCCCGCGCGGAGAGGAGAACCCTTCCCGGGGGGCGGGAGTGGGGGGTGGGCCTGGAGGAGGCCTACCGCATCCAGGAGGCCCTCTTCCCCGGGCCCCTCAAGGGCTACAAGCTGGGCCTGGTCTCCGAGGCCAAGCAGCGGCAGATGGGGATCGCCGAGCCCGTCTTCGGCCGGGTGCACCCCGGGATGCTCCTGGAGCGGGTGGTCCTGGAGGCCTTCCTCCAGCCCCGCCTCGAGCCCGAGGTGGCCGTGGTCCTGAAGGAGGACCTGCCCCCCGGGGCCTCCGTGGGGGAGGCCTACCGGGCGGTGGGGGGGTACTTCCTCGCCGTGGACGTGCTGGACTCGGTGTGGGAGGGCTACCGCTTCACCCTCCCCGAGGTGGTGGCGGACAACACCTCCGGGGGCGGCTTCCTCCTGGGGACGAGGCGCTTCTCCCGGCTTCCGCGGGGAAGCCTCCGGGCCTACCTGAACGGGGAGAAGGTGGCCGAGGGCCCCGTGGAGGCCCTGGGGGACCCCGGGAGGCGGCTCCTTTGGCTTGCGGAGAGGGTCGGGGGGCTTCGGGCGGGCCAGGTGGTCTTCCTGGGCTCCCCGGCCCAGGCGGTGCCCCTCGCGCGGGGCGTGCTGGAGGTCTGGGGCGAGGGGGACGTGCTCCTCGCCCGGGTGGTGTAG
- a CDS encoding aldehyde dehydrogenase has translation MVEPKIYKETVERLEALGFPFRLPLEVTHYIGGEFVRGENPFPVVYPATGEVIGTAPEGREKEVEMAVAAAKEAFKKWSRMPPSQRRPYLRRFAEKIREYRPVFEVLETLDVGRPIHENRLGYVDRMANNIEFFADFAVTHGSEAYPMENGYINYVLRFPVGVAALITPWNMPSMLATWKIGPTLAFGNTAVLKPAEFTPLGAWLLAKCAHEAGLPPGVFNVVHGFGPASAGELLTKHPDVRLISFTGETTTGKVIMKNASDTLKRLSMELGGKAPNLIFESADLDRAVEVTLRASFFNQGEVCLAGSRLLVQRSVYEPFLERLVKAARSLKVGDPLDPETRMGALIAEEHLNKVMSYVEIARETATILTGGRRPELPHPFDKGYFLEPTVVVDVKPSDKVCQEEIFGPMVVVMPFDTEEEAIALANDTPYGLNAIVQTRDVGQAVRVSEALEVGTVWVNDWFVRDLRVPFGGAKQSGIGREGGHYGYEFYYETKNVCIANR, from the coding sequence GTGGTGGAACCCAAGATCTACAAGGAAACGGTGGAGCGGCTTGAGGCTTTGGGCTTTCCCTTCCGGCTTCCCCTCGAGGTCACCCACTACATCGGGGGGGAGTTCGTCCGAGGGGAGAACCCCTTCCCCGTGGTCTACCCGGCCACGGGGGAGGTGATCGGCACCGCCCCGGAAGGCCGGGAGAAGGAGGTGGAGATGGCGGTGGCCGCGGCCAAGGAGGCCTTCAAGAAGTGGAGCAGGATGCCGCCGAGCCAGCGCCGCCCCTACCTCCGCCGCTTCGCGGAGAAGATCCGGGAGTACAGGCCGGTCTTTGAGGTCTTGGAGACCTTGGACGTGGGCCGGCCCATCCACGAGAACCGCCTGGGGTACGTGGACCGGATGGCCAACAACATCGAGTTCTTCGCCGACTTCGCCGTGACCCACGGCTCCGAGGCCTACCCCATGGAAAACGGCTACATCAACTACGTCCTCCGCTTCCCCGTAGGGGTGGCGGCCCTCATCACCCCCTGGAACATGCCCAGCATGCTCGCCACCTGGAAGATCGGGCCCACCCTGGCCTTCGGGAACACCGCCGTGCTCAAGCCCGCAGAGTTCACCCCCCTCGGGGCCTGGCTCCTCGCCAAGTGCGCCCACGAGGCGGGGCTTCCCCCGGGGGTCTTCAACGTGGTCCACGGCTTCGGCCCCGCTTCCGCGGGGGAGCTCCTCACCAAGCACCCCGACGTGCGCCTCATCTCCTTCACCGGGGAGACCACCACGGGGAAGGTCATCATGAAAAACGCCTCGGACACCCTCAAGCGCCTCTCCATGGAGCTTGGGGGGAAGGCCCCCAACCTCATCTTTGAAAGCGCCGACCTGGACCGGGCGGTGGAGGTGACCCTGCGGGCGAGCTTCTTCAACCAGGGGGAGGTGTGCCTGGCGGGGTCGCGCCTCCTGGTCCAGCGCTCCGTCTACGAGCCCTTCTTGGAGAGGCTGGTGAAGGCCGCCCGGTCCCTCAAGGTGGGGGACCCCCTGGACCCCGAGACCCGCATGGGGGCCCTGATCGCCGAGGAGCACTTGAACAAGGTGATGTCCTACGTGGAGATCGCCCGGGAAACCGCCACCATCCTCACCGGGGGCAGGCGCCCCGAGCTTCCCCACCCCTTTGACAAGGGCTACTTCCTGGAGCCCACGGTGGTGGTGGACGTGAAGCCCTCGGACAAGGTCTGCCAGGAGGAGATCTTCGGGCCCATGGTGGTGGTGATGCCCTTTGACACGGAGGAGGAGGCCATAGCGCTGGCCAACGACACCCCCTACGGCCTGAACGCCATCGTCCAGACCCGGGACGTGGGCCAGGCGGTGCGGGTCTCCGAGGCCCTGGAGGTGGGCACGGTCTGGGTGAACGACTGGTTCGTGCGGGACCTCCGGGTGCCCTTCGGCGGGGCCAAGCAGTCGGGGATCGGCCGGGAGGGCGGCCACTACGGCTACGAGTTCTACTACGAGACCAAGAACGTCTGCATCGCCAACCGCTAG
- a CDS encoding Uma2 family endonuclease, with translation MALREKAWDLEAYLALEEASQEKHELVQGRLWAMAGAGREHNRLLTRLFLRLAPAALKAGCEAYVADMRLKVGEDVFYPDLMVVCEPSSDPRYEERPCLVVEILSEGTEAMDRGRKLRRYLRLPSLKAYLLLDSRERRGEGYFREGEVWVYREWSGVDLACPPVRLSLDEVYEGVL, from the coding sequence ATGGCCTTAAGGGAGAAGGCGTGGGACCTGGAGGCCTACCTCGCCCTGGAGGAGGCCTCCCAGGAGAAGCACGAGCTCGTCCAGGGGCGCCTCTGGGCCATGGCCGGGGCGGGGAGGGAACACAACCGCCTCCTCACCCGGCTTTTCCTGCGCCTCGCCCCGGCGGCCCTAAAGGCGGGGTGCGAGGCCTACGTGGCGGACATGCGGCTTAAGGTGGGGGAGGACGTGTTCTACCCCGACCTCATGGTGGTCTGCGAGCCCTCCTCCGACCCCCGCTACGAGGAGCGCCCCTGCCTGGTGGTGGAGATCCTCTCCGAGGGCACCGAGGCCATGGACCGGGGTCGGAAGCTTCGGCGCTACCTGAGGCTTCCCTCCCTTAAGGCCTACCTTCTCTTGGACAGCCGCGAGCGCAGGGGGGAGGGCTACTTCCGGGAAGGGGAGGTTTGGGTCTACCGGGAGTGGAGCGGGGTGGACCTCGCCTGTCCTCCGGTGCGCCTCTCCCTGGACGAGGTGTACGAGGGGGTGCTGTGA